In Columba livia isolate bColLiv1 breed racing homer chromosome Z, bColLiv1.pat.W.v2, whole genome shotgun sequence, one DNA window encodes the following:
- the LOC110365057 gene encoding uncharacterized protein LOC110365057 — protein MAAESEWSCPICCDDREDVAYMSPCLHQICIGCAMRWVRQKANCPLCRSRTTAILFSRLSDDDYLMFDVPRTAASSDEDEDEEGVVGPVPRAEVGGFPPEVWADYFKSHPNNTRPLLPWLRRELQALAENEWWELDATEATVVAHLCLWGLDEEALVRQLQDNVLEDTRTFVRQLIDATVQLCGREIRLHLGQQDPRADSGEDDSPASSPSPSASRGGTPAPQPASFGSPASSDVEEQPSTSEAALRWAPSCSSTVPVPAEQLEQPQEEPGQAVAGPSGQGCSRSPSSPGWGRDRSPGGPRRPPKRRNPSPPDSPQPSKRLPRRRR, from the coding sequence ATGGCTGCCGAGAGCgagtggagctgccccatctgctGCGACGATCGAGAGGACGTCGCCTACATGTCCCCCTGCCTCCACCAGATTTGCATAGGCTGTGCCATGCGCTGGGTGAGGCAGAAGGCAAACTGCCCCCTGTGCCGGTCGaggacgacggccatcttgttCTCCAGGCTGTCCGACGACGACTATTTGATGTTCGACGTTCCCAGAACTGCAGCGTCATcggatgaagatgaggatgaggagggggtTGTGGGGCCAGTGCCCAGGGCTGAGGTTGGTGGCTTCCCTCCTGAGGTCTGGGCGGACTATTTCAAGAGCCACCCAAATAACACCAGGCCCCTGCTGCCGTGGCTGCGACGGGAGCTCCAGGCGCTGGCCGAGAACGAGTGGTGGGAGCTGGATGCGACGGAGGCCACCGTCGTGGCCCACCTGTGCCTCTGGGGGCTGGATGAGGAGGCGCTGGTGCGGCAGCTGCAGGACAACGTGCTGGAAGACACCAGGACGTTTGTCCGCCAGCTGATCGACGCCACTGTGCAGCTGTGTGGCCGGGAGATCCGCCTGCACCTGGGCCAGCAGGACCCCCGTGCTGACTCGGGGGAGGACGACAGCCCTGcgtccagccccagccccagcgcctCCCGGGGGGGGactcctgccccccagccgGCCTCCTTCGGCAGCCCTGCAAGCTCTGATGTGGAGGAGCAGCCAAGCACGTCAGAGGCCGCCCTGCGTTGggctcccagctgctcctcaaCTGTGcccgtccctgcagagcagctggagcagccccaggaggagccgggGCAGGCGGTGGCAGGTCCCTctggccagggctgcagccgcagcccctccaGTCCcggctggggcagggaccgcTCGCCCGGGGGGCCCCGTCGCCCCCCAAAGAGGAGGAACCCCAGTCCCCCGGATTCTCCCCAGCCCAGCAAGAGGCTGCCCCGCCGCCGGCGCTAG
- the LOC102085254 gene encoding E3 ubiquitin-protein ligase Topors, whose protein sequence is MSPSRAEVTPNAGARVPRPAGSAGPGAVPPAAGGSGSRGNARPPMAEPLGHLAERSRRRRPPGEERIEATGSGRCCTRHRLKAAAAPARTGSEGPAANMTSATKEFSEESNFLPKASTSKLPTDASPDSKCPICLDRFDNVAYLDRCLHRFCFRCVQEWSKNKAECPLCKQPFFSIFHTIRAEDDFKEYILSRTDTSSFASPDGRRFRYRTTLTRERRTGGSPSRRTLSPPDNGILFEGLLSEPVRHREGEIQQMMRRLASRRQASAEGRSLRQIQEEDMISFRRALYRTGVRIRSIQDGGRYRDISAEFFRRNPACLHRLVPWLKRELTVLFGAHGSLVNIVQHIIMSNVTRYDLESQAFADDLKPFLLNQTEHFLHEFISFARCPFNLEAYDQHANYDCPAPSYDEGSHSSSSIITISPDTTYSQGPDNSLSVTGLGQAPWDDETPGPSYSISEEVRATIASPLETSGSSDEDSATKSQRTKLQNQLQANADSNDSDSSSDSCVIVGYVKPLAERTPEVVDLSSDSEQSIREEKREDVKEQQSIQCRSWSDSEPSRSFSPHSPTYKEDVGSCRSCLSPAVEKTESKDDEKNKCKVKDMSPQDLSWSPSPESDTGSSPWNHRVSRKGKSRSPRSCSRNSRGSHGHRSRREHRSKSQLKRRRSRSRDSSKHRSKRSSRRSRGHDTRASVKSQKGSVSRESTPCREVSRSRSRSKGHGKRRSRSRDGDRYNARDNYQSRYEWGYAFCSRKVFGDGYESSSRRRTESNAVYSRQSASPECRLRSFIERTNPHSQRGVRKRHCYCYERCRSRSRSSNRSRTPSGGTDRTRSEKPGGKRKYKTRHLENAFTESTGLERDNDSKKTFSKFSDCYKAEDSPSDNRASSETKRKKKKKKMRSPSVEIVYEGKATDTTKHLKKKKKKHKKKHRKHHLSNSAHSSPVVITIDSDSGKEPESTECDSSVTWTGTTRINEKENESSSSFLERTACEGVYGVDEEAGGADKNDSVPTKRGDFDRNDDAELQETAADQSLTLADASSNTPHVETITSCTQEAPATPSSQLPSPRTSFLECPERQPLILRLPKRLVNRCSWFGFPEEKM, encoded by the exons ATGTCGCCAAGCAGAGCGGAAGTGACGCCAAACGCAGGCGCCCGGGTTCCGCGCCCGGCAGGCAGCGCGGGGCCTGGCGCGGTCCCGCCGGCGGCGGGGGGCAGCGGTTCCCGTGGCAACGCGCGGCCGCCCATGGCGGAGCCGCTGGGGCACCTGGCGGagcgcagccgccgccgccgcccgccggggGAGGAGCGTATTGAGGCTACCGGCTCCGGGCGCTGCTGCACGCGCCACCGGCTGAAggcggccgcggccccggcccgcaCGGGGAGCGAGGGCCCGGCAGCG AACATGACTTCAGCAACTAAGGAGTTTTCAGAAGAGAGCAACTTTTTGCCGAAAGCCAGCACAAGCAAGCTGCCAACAGATGCATCTCCTGACTCTAAATGCCCCATCTGCTTGGATAGATTTGATAATGTTGCATATCTAGATCGCTGCCTGCATAGATTCTGTTTCCGCTGTGTCCAGGAGTGGTCAAAAAACAAAGCGGAATGCCCTCTCTGCAAGCaaccctttttttccattttccatacAATTCGTGCTGAAGATGACTTTAAGGAGTACATACTCAGCCGTACAGATACGAGCTCTTTTGCCAGTCCCGATGGCCGGAGGTTTCGTTACCGCACCACATTAACAAGGGAACGCCGCACTGGTGGTTCCCCTTCCAGAAGGACGCTGTCCCCTCCAGATAATGGGATATTGTTTGAAGGGTTGTTGAGTGAACCGGTTCggcacagagagggagagattCAACAGATGATGAGGAGGCTGGCGTCAAGAAGGCAGGCTAGCGCAGAGGGCAGATCTCTGCGCCAGATTCAGGAGGAGGACATGATCAGCTTCCGCAGAGCTCTATACCGTACTGGTGTGCGTATTCGTAGTATTCAAGATGGTGGCCGCTACCGAgacatttcagcagagtttttcCGCCGTAACCCTGCTTGCCTTCACAGGCTGGTTCCCTGGTTGAAGCGAGAACTTACAGTCCTGTTTGGTGCTCATGGATCTTTGGTTAATATTGTACAGCACATTATAATGAGTAATGTGACTAGGTATGATCTGGAAAGTCAGGCTTTTGCTGACGATTTGAAGCCATTTTTGCTGAATCAGACTGAACACTTCTTACACGAATTCATCAGTTTTGCCCGTTGTCCTTTTAATTTAGAAGCATATGATCAACACGCCAATTATGACTGTCCTGCGCCATCATATGATGAAGGAAGCCACTCAAGCTCGTCAATTATTACAATATCTCCAGATACGACATATTCTCAAGGGCCAGATAACAGTTTGTCTGTGACTGGTCTTGGTCAGGCACCCTGGGATGATGAAACTCCAGGGCCTTCCTACTCCATTTCAGAAGAGGTTCGTGCAACCATAgcttctcctctggagacatcaGGAAGTTCTGATGAAGACTCTGCTACAAAGAGTCAAAGAACCAAACTACAGAATCAGTTGCAGGCTAATGCTGACTCAAATGACAGCGACTCTTCTTCGGACAGTTGTGTTATTGTTGGATATGTTAAGCCATTAGCTGAGAGGACACCTGAAGTGGTTGACCTGTCCTCAGACTCTGAACAGTCCAtcagggaagagaaaagggaagatgtGAAGGAACAGCAATCAATCCAGTGTCGCAGCTGGAGTGATAGCGAACCAAGCAGGAGTTTCTCACCTCATTCCCCCACATATAAGGAGGATGTAGGTAGTTGTAGGAGTTGCTTATCACCTGCAGTTGAGAAGACAGAGTCAAAAGATGACGAGAAGAATAAATGTAAGGTAAAAGATATGTCTCCACAGGACTTGAGCTGGAGCCCCTCTCCAGAGAGTGACACAGGAAGCTCCCCTTGGAACCACAGAGTGTCTAGAAAGGGAAAGTCCAGGAGTCCACGATCATGTTCACGGAACAGTAGAGGCAGTCATGGCCATCGGTCTCGGAGGGAGCATCGTAGCAAAAGCCAACTTAAAAGGAGGCGATCGAGAAGCAGAGATAGTAGCAAACATAGAagcaaaagaagcagcaggaggtcTAGGGGTCATGACACCAGAGCCTCTGTAAAAAGCCAGAAAGGCTCCGTAAGTCGTGAGAGCACTCCATGTAGAGAAGTAAGCAGATCACGATCACGTAGCAAAGGCCATGGCAAAAGGAGATCAAGAAGTAGAGACGGTGATCGTTATAATGCAAGAGACAATTATCAAAGTAGATACGAGTGGGGTTATGCTTTCTGCAGTCGAAAGGTGTTTGGAGATGGCTATGAATCCTCCAGCAGGAGAAGGACTGAATCTAATGCTGTCTACTCAAGGCAATCTGCTAGTCCAGAATGCAGGCTACGATCATTTATTGAAAGGACAAACCCACATAGCCAGAGGGGAGTCCGTAAGAGACACTGTTACTGTTATGAAAGATGCAGATCAAGGAGCCGATCAAGCAACAGGTCAAGGACCCCTTCTGGAGGAACTGACAGAACAAGAAGTGAAAAACCTGGTGGAAAAAGGAAGTACAAAACTCGCCACTTGGAGAACGCATTCACAGAGAGCACAGGCCTTGAAAGAGACAATGACTCCAAGAAAACTTTCTCAAAATTCAGTGACTGCTACAAAGCTGAAGATAGCCCTTCAGACAATCGAGCAAGCAGTGAGACAAAgcgtaagaaaaagaaaaaaaagatgaggagTCCAAGTGTGGAGATAGTCTACGAAGGAAAAGCAACAGACACAACAAAgcatcttaaaaagaaaaagaaaaagcataagaAGAAACACCGGAAGCATCACTTGAGTAACTCGGCACATTCTTCACCAGTGGTGATTACAATTGATAGTGATAGTGGCAAAGAGCCTGAAAGCACCGAATGTGACAGCAGTGTTACTTGGACAGGCACCACACGGataaatgagaaggaaaatgagtCTTCATCTTCATTCCTGGAAAGGACAGCATGTGAAGGTGTTTACGGAGTTGATGAGGAAGCTGGAGGAGCAGACAAAAATGACAGTGTTCCTACCAAAAGGGGAGACTTTGATAGAAATGATGATGCTGAACTTCAAGAAACAGCAGCTGATCAGAGTCTTACCTTAGCGGATGCCAGCAGTAACACCCCTCATGTAGAAACTATAACCAGCTGTACACAAGAAGCACCAGCAACACCTTCCAGTCAACTGCCTTCCCCCAGAACTTCCTTCCTAGAGTGTCCAGAGAGACAACCATTGATACTAAGACTGCCAAAGAGACTTGTCAACAGATGCTCTTGGTTTGGTTtcccagaagaaaaaatgtag